The stretch of DNA AATATTTAACACTAATTGCCAACTAATTCATGGCAGGTAAACAACGACAATGGATGAGAAATGTATCGAAGAGGGGGATGTGGATGAGGAGAAGCTTTTGCCGCAGCCTCCGGATAAATTCTGTGTGCGCCTCCATCGATGTCTATCCCACAATCGCATCCTCAACTACCTCCTACCCAGTGCCGTTGTGATTGTTATAATTCTCGTGATATACTTCTTCAAGGATTCCTTCAAATCTCTCCTTTTTTGGgctgaaaatcaaaattcctGGTAtgtcttcttcatcttcattgCCCTATTTGCCATTGTCAGCTTCCCCGTTACCGTGGGCTACCTTGTACTCATCATCACCAGTGGGTACATGTTTGGGCTAATCAAGGGACTCCTCACTGTCATCCTGGGTGCCAATGTTGGTGTTGCCATTGCCCACAACACCATCCGGAGTATCCAAGCATTTCTTCCGGTTCAAAAGTAAGTTGACTATAACCCctataattcttaaaaaaaaaaaaagaatatcaaGAAAGTGCATAGAGAGAGATTAAAGGTCTCAAAGGGTAAAATGATAAGAGATTAATTTCACCcaaattctttagaattcacaacaacaacaacaaaactaTTTCACGCAGTAAATCCCCCCACATTTAATCATCAACCATATGGGCTGTGTGGTGTGCCCCCTCCTCCCCTTCTATGTGTTTTAAACTCTATCAATTTACATTGTGCGTGTGGTACTACACTACACAGTCAATTGAAGCCTTGTGATTGTATTCTATATTGaggaaagtgagaaaaaaatcaattgttaaccctttcacgtccaaAAGGGATGTGTTATGTTTTAGACAATAAATGCGCAATTATGGttgaatcaatcagattgatcaaatattgaccaAGAATGGATTATTCTGTTTgacctttctttttttgatgtcttttaatttttcttttttattttttaaaattatcttttactgagaaataatttattttgacttttaatGAAACCATCTAATGTCAtccagaaattaaatttcatatgTTTTATgagaacgcgaaagggttaaagaagtCATCTCAAACAATAACAATTCCGAGAGAATAtatttgcaagaatttttacACATTCACAGAATTCTTCTATGGGGGATAATTTAATTAGTGAGgatgagataaaaataaatttacagattttctttattacttCTCTGTATTATCTCTGCAGATTGATCAAAAATGAGACAGGACGTGCAATATTGAGAGTAATTTCGGGGCCTCGAGCATTTAAAGTGGTGCTTTTTTGTCGCCTAACACCAATTCCATTTGGCCTACAGAATACAATTTTTGgggtaaatttatttattaatttttaacaaaaaaaaaagaatattaaaaaaatattttttatgcggCCAGGTGAGCGCTGTGAATCCCCGGAGTTATCACACAGCAACCCTTTTGGGTCTTCTTCCGGCGCAAACGATTAATGTGTACCTTGGGTCAACATTGCGCTCAATGCACGATGTACTGAATGATCAGAAGACAGCCCTTGCGGGTTACAGCATCTTTGCCGTGCAAACCGTGATTGGCGTCCTGCT from Lutzomyia longipalpis isolate SR_M1_2022 chromosome 4, ASM2433408v1 encodes:
- the LOC129794630 gene encoding transmembrane protein 64 encodes the protein MDEKCIEEGDVDEEKLLPQPPDKFCVRLHRCLSHNRILNYLLPSAVVIVIILVIYFFKDSFKSLLFWAENQNSWYVFFIFIALFAIVSFPVTVGYLVLIITSGYMFGLIKGLLTVILGANVGVAIAHNTIRSIQAFLPVQKLIKNETGRAILRVISGPRAFKVVLFCRLTPIPFGLQNTIFGVSAVNPRSYHTATLLGLLPAQTINVYLGSTLRSMHDVLNDQKTALAGYSIFAVQTVIGVLLMAWVVQKARTELSNALLSDMGVEHKLLKRSKLKWLRKLYKCDNVMVINPRII